Proteins from a single region of Nitrospirota bacterium:
- the nrdR gene encoding transcriptional repressor NrdR: MRCPFCTHVEDKVVDSRLSKEGDVIRRRRECISCERRFTTYERVEGNFPMVIKKDGRREPFDRHKILQGVKKACEKRPISVSTMEEAVAQIEKKIQEMGESEIPSYVIGEEVMRKLNELDPVAYVRFASVYREFKDINEFMNELKDLLKEERREKPHDHERK; the protein is encoded by the coding sequence GTGCGCTGTCCTTTCTGTACCCACGTCGAAGATAAGGTTGTTGATTCCCGCTTAAGCAAAGAGGGCGACGTGATCAGAAGGCGCAGGGAGTGTATCTCCTGTGAGAGACGGTTTACGACTTATGAGCGCGTTGAAGGAAACTTTCCGATGGTGATCAAAAAAGATGGCCGGAGGGAGCCATTCGATCGTCATAAAATTCTGCAGGGAGTCAAAAAAGCGTGTGAAAAAAGACCGATCAGCGTGAGCACGATGGAAGAGGCCGTCGCCCAGATCGAAAAGAAAATTCAGGAGATGGGCGAGTCGGAAATTCCGAGCTATGTCATCGGTGAAGAAGTGATGCGGAAGTTGAATGAATTAGATCCTGTCGCCTACGTCAGGTTTGCTTCAGTCTACCGGGAATTTAAAGATATCAATGAATTTATGAATGAACTTAAAGATTTATTAAAAGAGGAAAGAAGAGAGAAGCCCCATGATCATGAAAGGAAATAA
- the rsxC gene encoding electron transport complex subunit RsxC, with product MMKGNKFPGGIHPFYGKEFTEGGKTETLPLPDKVVIPLSQHIGAPCKPLMTIGAMVKKGELIGETTGVIAAPIHASLSGKITNIGPSPHPGGNQILSMTIESDKKDEWIGGFEEHPDTLDIDIETIKKIIHKAGIVGLGGAAFPTHVKLNPPKTKNVHTLILNGVECEPYLTADHRLMVEQPNDVIEGLKILTRILGIKKAYIGIEDNKKDALRIMEQAVKKEGSRLVETHVVELETKYPQGGEKQLIQAILGLEVPNGGLPMDLGLVVQNVGTAAAIYEAVRYGRPLIDRIITITGRGIAQPKNLRVRIGTLVRDILSYCGGFAGEPGKVIMGGPMMGPAQYTLDVPIVKGTGGILVFPKEEVSVEESRACIRCAACIEVCPVGLLPNMLSITAEVLNFAEAKKFHPLACIECGCCSYVCPSRRPIVHQIRHIKMDMASTKKKVVMVT from the coding sequence ATCATGAAAGGAAATAAATTTCCGGGGGGGATACATCCTTTTTACGGCAAAGAATTTACCGAAGGAGGAAAAACGGAAACCCTTCCATTACCGGACAAAGTCGTCATCCCCCTTAGCCAGCATATCGGTGCGCCGTGCAAACCTTTAATGACTATCGGCGCGATGGTCAAAAAAGGCGAACTGATTGGTGAAACAACCGGTGTCATCGCGGCTCCGATTCACGCCTCTCTTTCCGGAAAAATAACGAATATCGGCCCTTCTCCGCATCCCGGCGGAAATCAAATTCTTTCGATGACGATTGAATCCGACAAAAAGGATGAATGGATCGGCGGTTTTGAAGAACACCCCGACACGCTTGATATAGATATAGAAACGATTAAAAAAATCATTCACAAGGCCGGAATTGTCGGGCTGGGGGGCGCCGCTTTTCCCACCCATGTCAAATTAAATCCGCCAAAAACCAAAAACGTGCATACCCTTATTTTAAACGGTGTGGAGTGCGAGCCCTATTTAACCGCTGACCACCGTCTGATGGTCGAACAGCCTAACGACGTGATCGAAGGGTTGAAAATATTGACCCGGATTCTGGGTATTAAAAAAGCTTATATCGGCATTGAAGACAATAAGAAAGACGCGCTCAGGATCATGGAACAGGCCGTTAAAAAAGAGGGGAGCCGTTTAGTCGAAACCCATGTGGTCGAACTTGAAACCAAATATCCGCAAGGGGGCGAAAAACAACTCATTCAGGCGATTCTGGGACTTGAAGTTCCAAACGGCGGGCTTCCCATGGATTTGGGGCTTGTGGTTCAGAACGTGGGGACCGCCGCCGCGATTTACGAAGCCGTTCGGTATGGAAGGCCGTTAATCGACCGGATTATTACCATAACAGGGAGGGGAATTGCTCAGCCTAAAAACCTGAGGGTCAGAATCGGCACCCTGGTCCGGGATATCTTGAGTTATTGCGGCGGGTTCGCGGGTGAGCCTGGCAAAGTCATTATGGGAGGTCCGATGATGGGTCCAGCCCAATATACGCTTGATGTTCCGATTGTGAAAGGAACCGGCGGAATACTTGTTTTCCCCAAGGAAGAAGTTTCGGTTGAAGAAAGCCGTGCCTGTATTCGTTGTGCCGCCTGTATAGAAGTCTGTCCGGTGGGACTTCTCCCCAATATGCTTTCGATCACGGCTGAAGTTTTAAATTTCGCTGAAGCAAAAAAATTTCATCCGCTTGCCTGTATTGAATGCGGGTGCTGTTCTTACGTTTGCCCTTCCCGCAGACCGATTGTGCATCAAATTCGCCACATTAAAATGGATATGGCGTCGACCAAGAAAAAAGTGGTCATGGTGACATAA
- a CDS encoding RnfABCDGE type electron transport complex subunit D: protein MVLGIWPHIRTETNINKIMYTVIATLIPGALAGVYLFGWSAIQVIAVSIVVAMGTEAAMQKLIKQKMTVFDGSAILTALLLAMTLPPGCPWWVTAFGSFFAIAIGKQIYGGLGYNPFNPALVGRVVLLIGFPLQMTTWENLHPLFSGVDVTTGATPLGDVQVARLSHKPVPDMETHQFWNMFTGNTMGSLGETSDLLLILGGLYLLYKHFITWHIPVSMIGTVVIFSGIFWLIDPAHYANPLFHVLSGGLMLGAIFMATDMVTCPNTPKGQLVFGAGCGLLTIIIRMWGGYPEGVSFAILLMNSLTPMIDRYIQPHLYGAKKGAGNK from the coding sequence ATGGTTCTCGGAATTTGGCCTCATATTCGCACAGAGACCAATATCAATAAGATTATGTACACGGTGATCGCCACCCTTATTCCGGGGGCGCTGGCCGGGGTTTATTTATTTGGATGGAGCGCCATCCAGGTGATTGCGGTTTCTATTGTTGTGGCGATGGGCACCGAAGCCGCGATGCAAAAGTTAATCAAGCAGAAAATGACGGTGTTTGACGGGAGCGCGATTTTAACGGCTTTGCTGCTGGCGATGACGCTTCCTCCGGGATGCCCCTGGTGGGTTACGGCTTTCGGCTCTTTTTTTGCGATTGCGATCGGAAAACAGATTTACGGCGGATTGGGCTACAATCCCTTTAATCCGGCCCTGGTCGGACGGGTGGTTTTGCTGATCGGTTTTCCCCTTCAAATGACAACCTGGGAAAACCTGCATCCCCTCTTTTCAGGTGTTGATGTCACGACCGGCGCGACCCCCCTTGGAGATGTGCAGGTTGCCCGGCTCTCTCACAAACCTGTGCCGGATATGGAGACCCACCAGTTCTGGAATATGTTTACCGGCAATACCATGGGAAGTCTGGGGGAAACTTCGGATCTCCTTTTGATTCTGGGCGGGCTCTATCTTTTGTACAAACATTTTATTACCTGGCATATTCCCGTGTCGATGATTGGAACCGTTGTCATTTTCAGCGGAATTTTCTGGCTCATTGATCCGGCTCATTATGCAAACCCTCTTTTTCATGTTCTCTCCGGGGGATTGATGCTCGGGGCGATTTTTATGGCGACGGATATGGTGACCTGCCCGAATACGCCTAAAGGACAACTCGTCTTTGGGGCGGGGTGCGGCCTCTTAACCATCATTATCCGGATGTGGGGGGGATATCCCGAAGGGGTTTCCTTCGCGATTCTTCTGATGAACAGTCTGACGCCGATGATCGATCGGTATATTCAACCCCATTTATATGGAGCAAAAAAAGGTGCAGGGAATAAATAA
- a CDS encoding RnfABCDGE type electron transport complex subunit G, with protein MEQKKVQGINKLVIALTAVCMGAAFILGGVYAFTKDNIAEQKRQKKIRSLKSVLPATDNEIDKDFVEVDQGKDSRGNPLKVVLYHGKKDGKLVGTAFSVVAHDGYSGDIEFMLGVAPDKSITGIEIISSKETPGLGDKISKESWRSEFKGKSLETKTDKGTPFLDVKKDGGGIDQFSGATISPRAMVKAVKEGLKIYETVASKSS; from the coding sequence ATGGAGCAAAAAAAGGTGCAGGGAATAAATAAACTGGTCATTGCGTTAACCGCTGTCTGTATGGGGGCGGCTTTTATTCTGGGCGGGGTTTACGCCTTTACCAAAGACAATATTGCCGAGCAAAAACGGCAGAAAAAAATCCGGTCCTTAAAATCGGTTCTTCCGGCAACAGACAATGAAATCGATAAAGACTTTGTTGAAGTCGATCAGGGGAAAGATTCAAGAGGAAACCCCCTCAAAGTCGTCCTTTACCACGGCAAGAAAGACGGAAAATTAGTAGGGACAGCCTTTTCTGTCGTAGCCCATGACGGCTATTCCGGCGATATTGAGTTTATGCTCGGTGTGGCTCCGGATAAATCGATCACCGGAATTGAAATCATCAGCTCTAAAGAGACCCCCGGCCTGGGCGATAAAATTTCAAAAGAGAGCTGGCGGTCAGAGTTTAAAGGTAAATCGCTGGAAACCAAGACGGATAAAGGAACCCCTTTCCTGGATGTTAAAAAAGACGGGGGAGGAATTGACCAGTTTTCAGGGGCGACCATTTCTCCAAGAGCCATGGTTAAAGCGGTTAAAGAAGGCTTGAAGATATATGAAACCGTTGCCTCCAAATCCTCTTGA
- a CDS encoding electron transport complex subunit E, with protein MAEINKLAAEITDIQPGIQVPSFSLAKYKYLWVDFMNGLWSENPVLKLILGMCSTLAVTTSTQNGLGMGFAGLFVLTGSNVMVSALRKVIPAKVRIPAFIVIIAGFVTLTDLMMAAYTPGLYEALGIFIPLIVANCIILARSEAFAARNPVDRSLMDGLGMGLGYLVTLTVLGTIREVFGNGTVWGVSVFGEHYIPMIVFILPAGSFIILGLLTGLFNRIMGNKKISTEVGCH; from the coding sequence ATGGCAGAAATAAATAAATTAGCCGCAGAAATTACCGATATCCAACCCGGTATTCAGGTGCCCAGTTTTTCCCTGGCGAAATATAAATATCTCTGGGTTGATTTTATGAATGGACTCTGGTCAGAAAATCCGGTTCTGAAACTCATTCTTGGCATGTGTTCAACGCTTGCGGTGACCACATCGACCCAAAATGGATTGGGAATGGGTTTTGCCGGGCTCTTTGTGCTGACGGGATCGAATGTCATGGTTTCAGCCTTGAGAAAAGTGATTCCTGCAAAAGTGAGGATTCCTGCTTTTATTGTCATTATTGCCGGGTTCGTCACTCTGACCGATTTAATGATGGCGGCTTACACCCCTGGCCTTTACGAGGCGTTGGGCATCTTTATTCCTCTCATTGTGGCTAACTGCATTATTCTCGCCCGTTCTGAGGCTTTTGCCGCCCGCAATCCGGTCGACCGTTCATTAATGGACGGATTAGGCATGGGACTGGGTTACCTTGTGACTCTTACGGTATTAGGGACCATCAGGGAAGTATTTGGCAACGGAACCGTTTGGGGGGTCAGCGTTTTTGGAGAGCACTATATTCCGATGATCGTGTTTATTCTTCCGGCGGGATCTTTTATTATCCTCGGGCTGTTAACCGGTCTGTTTAACCGGATTATGGGAAATAAGAAAATTTCGACAGAAGTCGGGTGTCACTAG
- the rsxA gene encoding electron transport complex subunit RsxA, which yields MTELVLLFMSTLVVNNYVLTKILGLCPFLGVTKKVENSVGMGLATMFVITVASLIAWFVDVYLLSPLHITYLRTVIFILIIAALVQLSETIMEKTTPALYQSLGIYLPLITTNCAVLAVPLLIMNKGYNFWETLVYAIGAPAGFYLALMIISMIRENLAFAKIPRIFQGAAISLITTGILALAFMGFSGLIRE from the coding sequence ATGACAGAGTTAGTCTTATTATTCATGAGTACCCTGGTCGTTAACAACTATGTTTTAACAAAAATCTTGGGATTATGCCCATTTTTAGGAGTGACGAAAAAGGTAGAAAATTCCGTTGGCATGGGGTTGGCGACCATGTTTGTGATTACCGTCGCATCCTTAATCGCCTGGTTTGTCGACGTATATCTCCTGAGCCCTCTTCATATTACCTATCTTCGAACGGTTATCTTTATTTTAATCATCGCCGCCCTTGTTCAGTTATCTGAAACCATTATGGAAAAAACAACGCCGGCGCTTTATCAGTCTCTGGGTATCTATCTTCCCTTAATCACGACAAATTGTGCTGTTCTGGCGGTTCCTCTCTTAATTATGAATAAAGGATATAATTTCTGGGAAACACTGGTTTACGCGATCGGGGCTCCCGCAGGGTTTTATCTTGCCTTAATGATTATTTCAATGATTAGAGAAAACCTTGCTTTCGCAAAAATACCGCGTATTTTTCAGGGGGCGGCCATTTCTTTAATCACCACCGGGATTCTGGCGCTCGCCTTTATGGGATTTTCCGGCTTAATCAGAGAATAA
- a CDS encoding RnfABCDGE type electron transport complex subunit B, with the protein MIIELLTMGSIGIISSYGLGFAAKKFHVQRDPKIEQIDDVLPHAQCGACGYPGCKPFATAVVAGEAPLTGCTVGGAVTAKAVAAVMGVELNNTGAEERLVAKIICKGGCEETTKKFTYDGVYDCTAATLVAGGDKSCSFACIGLGTCVAVCPFPGAIAMDENMLPIINDDYCTGCGICAIACPKDVIEMWPVSKKVIVACASQDKGSATKKNCTVGCVACDQCVKTCPYEAITMENNLAKIHYDKCINCGLCIPSCPTDTISDFIALRPKAVIYESCTGCLMCKKACPVDAIEGESKQIHIVDKNKCIGCYICADICPVPGALEMVTEERFDMVMAELAPKLKLVKTGK; encoded by the coding sequence ATGATCATTGAACTATTGACGATGGGAAGTATTGGAATTATCTCAAGCTATGGGCTGGGGTTTGCCGCTAAAAAATTTCATGTCCAGCGCGATCCGAAAATCGAGCAGATTGACGATGTTCTACCTCATGCCCAGTGCGGCGCCTGCGGGTACCCGGGCTGTAAGCCCTTTGCAACGGCGGTTGTGGCAGGGGAGGCCCCGCTCACAGGATGCACCGTCGGCGGCGCGGTGACGGCAAAAGCCGTTGCGGCGGTCATGGGTGTTGAACTGAATAATACCGGCGCTGAAGAACGGTTAGTCGCAAAGATCATCTGCAAAGGGGGGTGTGAGGAGACCACCAAGAAATTTACCTATGACGGAGTTTATGACTGTACGGCCGCAACGCTGGTTGCCGGAGGAGACAAATCTTGTTCCTTTGCCTGTATCGGGTTGGGAACCTGCGTAGCGGTTTGTCCCTTCCCCGGGGCCATCGCCATGGACGAAAATATGCTTCCTATCATTAATGATGATTATTGTACCGGTTGCGGCATTTGTGCCATTGCCTGTCCGAAAGATGTGATTGAAATGTGGCCGGTAAGTAAAAAGGTGATTGTCGCGTGTGCGTCTCAGGATAAGGGTTCCGCCACCAAGAAAAATTGCACCGTGGGATGCGTGGCCTGCGACCAGTGTGTCAAAACCTGCCCCTACGAAGCGATTACCATGGAAAACAATCTCGCAAAAATTCATTATGACAAATGTATCAACTGCGGATTATGCATCCCCAGTTGTCCGACCGATACCATTTCAGATTTTATCGCCCTGCGGCCTAAAGCTGTGATTTATGAGAGCTGTACCGGCTGTTTAATGTGTAAAAAAGCCTGTCCCGTTGACGCCATTGAAGGGGAGTCGAAGCAGATCCATATCGTCGACAAGAACAAATGTATCGGATGTTATATCTGCGCCGATATCTGTCCGGTTCCCGGAGCTCTGGAAATGGTCACGGAAGAGCGGTTTGATATGGTGATGGCGGAGCTCGCGCCAAAACTCAAACTGGTTAAAACCGGAAAATAA
- a CDS encoding response regulator transcription factor, which produces MTTKAGHQVWLNVSILLVPGPGRKAPIIIHQFRPVSGPERVEGLVEQVASRVLEVLKVRGRVPGADQASSATKMSVLTRRETEILRLMAQCLGTKEIADRLCISYSTVRLHIQHILEKLQVHSKVEAVALAFQQNLIQTLSVK; this is translated from the coding sequence ATGACCACAAAAGCTGGCCATCAGGTATGGCTCAATGTAAGTATCCTGTTGGTTCCGGGTCCGGGGCGGAAAGCTCCCATTATTATCCACCAGTTCCGGCCGGTATCCGGTCCGGAGAGAGTCGAAGGCCTTGTTGAGCAGGTCGCTTCCAGGGTGTTGGAAGTTTTGAAAGTCAGGGGCCGCGTCCCCGGGGCTGACCAGGCTTCTTCGGCCACAAAGATGTCGGTCCTCACCCGGCGTGAAACTGAAATCCTCAGGCTGATGGCCCAATGCCTGGGGACAAAGGAGATCGCTGACAGGCTCTGCATCAGTTATTCCACGGTGCGTCTTCACATTCAGCATATCCTTGAAAAACTCCAGGTGCACAGCAAGGTGGAGGCTGTGGCCCTGGCCTTTCAGCAAAATCTCATTCAAACTCTTTCCGTTAAATAA